The Panicum virgatum strain AP13 chromosome 5K, P.virgatum_v5, whole genome shotgun sequence genome has a window encoding:
- the LOC120706949 gene encoding alpha-1,3-arabinosyltransferase XAT3-like, producing the protein MKTSISRQESPGERYRDRCMRRPSEIGASEAMKSNRNLSRGEGRRLENVALIALMLGSLVLLSLVRARFSPIGKTGEAIKAAEQQAMGKESVKMETLDTADETASLVAEEEETQPKPSDSSGSSGGGVGGVSSTALAADHHLRLSKPVCYESSRRSDTCEATGDVRVQGRAQTINISPLEREWKVKPYCRKHDAFALAHVKEWALRPLSGDAPRCTINSSATAFVLSTGGFTGNLFHDYTDVLIPAFITARRYAGEVQFLVSSFKSWWTNKYLEIFQQLSRHEVVDTDNDHEVRCYRSVVVGPTFHKELGVDASRTPGSSSMVDFRAMLRSAFGLERATATPSGYQWDIRRRPRLLIISRRSSRRFVNEQAMVDMAMSLGFDVRVGDPDVSTDVAKFARLVNSADVMVGVHGAGLTNMVFLPAGAVLIQVVPYGGLEWLARGTFREPSADMQIHYLEYMIQVDETTLSDLYPKDDPVLKDPNSIHKQGWDALKTVYLDKQNVKPHLGRLKNTFMEALKLLPHGQSNQV; encoded by the exons ATGAAGACAAGCATATCGAGGCAAGAAAGCCCAGGAGAGAGATACCGAGATAGATGCATGCGAAGGCCGTCTGAGATAGGTGCGAGTGAGGCCATGAAGTCCAACCGGAACTTGTcgaggggggaggggaggagactGGAGAATGTGGCTCTCATAGCCTTGATGCTGGGATCCCTCGTGCTGCTGTCCCTCGTCAGAGCCAGGTTCTCTCCGATAG GCAAAACAGGGGAGGCCATCAAAGCAGCGGAGCAGCAGGCAATGGGGAAAGAGAGCGTCAAGATGGAGACCCTGGACACCGCCGATGAGACTGCATCTTTAGTTG cagaggaagaggagaCTCAGCCCAAGCCCAGCGATAGCTCAGGCAGCAGTGggggaggcgtcggcggcgtaAGCAGCACCGCCCTTGCCGCTGACCACCATCTCAGGCTGAGCAAGCCGGTGTGCTACGAGTCGAGCCGCCGCTCGGACACTTGCGAGGCCACCGGCGACGTCCGCGTGCAGGGGCGTGCCCAGACCATCAACATCAGCCCACTGGAACGGGAGTGGAAGGTGAAGCCGTACTGCCGGAAGCACGACGCGTTCGCGCTGGCCCACGTCAAGGAGTGGGCGCTCCGGCCCCTGAGCGGCGACGCGCCGCGCTGCACGATCAACAGCTCGGCCACCGCGTTCGTGCTCTCCACCGGCGGGTTCACGGGCAACCTGTTCCACGACTACACGGACGTGCTCATCCCGGCGTTCATCACGGCACGTCGCTACGCGGGTGAGGTGCAGTTCCTGGTGAGCAGCTTCAAGTCGTGGTGGACAAACAAGTACCTTGAGATCTTCCAGCAGCTGAGCAGGCACGAGGTTGTTGACACCGATAACGACCATGAGGTCCGGTGCTATCGGAGCGTGGTAGTCGGGCCGACGTTCCACAAGGAGCTCGGCGTGGACGCGTCCAGGACGCCGGGATCCTCCTCCATGGTGGACTTTCGTGCTATGCTGCGCAGCGCCTTCGGGCTGGAGCGCGCGACGGCCACGCCCAGCGGCTACCAGTGGGACATTCGGCGCCGGCCCCGGCTGCTGATCATCTCGCGCAGGAGCTCGCGCCGGTTCGTGAACGAGCAGGCCATGGTGGACATGGCCATGAGCCTGGGGTTCGACGTGCGCGTGGGCGACCCAGACGTGAGCACGGACGTGGCCAAGTTTGCGCGGCTGGTGAACTCGGCGGACGTGATGGTGGGCGTGCACGGCGCGGGCCTCACCAACATGGTCTTCCTCCCCGCGGGCGCCGTGCTCATCCAAGTGGTGCCCTACGGCGGGCTGGAGTGGCTTGCCCGCGGCACGTTCAGGGAGCCGTCGGCCGACATGCAGATCCACTACTTGGAGTACATGATCCAGGTGGACGAGACGACCCTGAGCGACCTCTACCCCAAGGATGACCCGGTGCTCAAGGATCCCAACTCGATCCACAAGCAGGGATGGGACGCTCTCAAGACGGTCTACCTGGACAAGCAGAACGTGAAGCCTCACTTGGGCAGGCTCAAGAACACATTCATGGAGGCGCTGAAGCTGCTGCCCCATGGACAGAGCAACCAAGTTTAA